One part of the Vicia villosa cultivar HV-30 ecotype Madison, WI linkage group LG6, Vvil1.0, whole genome shotgun sequence genome encodes these proteins:
- the LOC131611428 gene encoding uncharacterized protein LOC131611428, whose amino-acid sequence MGESVSFGRFTTESLEWEKWSTFSQNQNRYVEEAERFSKPGSVAQKKAFFEEHYKKLAAQKAAALLEQARIDEAESAKPEDVVSEENAENLNVESSLPRSENKACVGNSMQNQFEGVDNDDTKKDLSEKKGCNFGMEVLQSMDKSTYPIISDRDNIVNPMNSKASLRKKRSKAKSLPMSVKFALIRQISRLNSLLMKKFETTKTGSGSSVASKDIWIPLTTPTKACKNELQKHPSFSPLSEKKRNIMKSPTISSQLSLKTDERTARRNKERSHKKNRKLRLCFCFKPRPIPEFNKEREDSNRGKKEDSLTLTPGSRVTSRVQSKGSLSSESVITYENMSPNIQNGVKNERNN is encoded by the exons ATGGGAGAATCAGTGTCCTTTGGGAGGTTCACAACAGAGTCATTAGAATGGGAGAAATGGTCAACGTTCTCTCAGAATCAGAACCGTTATGTTGAAGAAGCTGAGAGGTTTTCGAAACCGGGTTCGGTTGCTCAGAAGAAAGCTTTCTTTGAAGAACATTACAAGAAACTTGCAGCTCAAAAAGCAGCTGCCTTGCTTGAACAAGCAAGAATTGATGAGGCAGAAAGTGCAAAACCTGAAGATGTTGTCAGTGAAGAAAATGCGGAAAATTTGAATGTTGAGTCGAGTTTACCTCGAAGTGAAAACAAGGCTTGTGTAGGGAATTCAATGCAAAATCAATTTGAAGGTGTTGACAATGATGATACTAAGAAGGATCTAAGTGAAAAG AAAGGTTGTAACTTTGGCATGGAAGTTTTGCAATCAATGGACAAATCCACATATCCTATTATTTCAGATAGAGATAATATTGTTAATCCAATGAACAGTAAGGCTTCGTTAAGAAAGAAGAGATCAAAAGCTAAATCACTACCCATGTCAGTTAAGTTTGCACTCATTAGGCAAATTAGTAGATTGAATTCATTATTAATGAAGAAATTTGAAACTACAAAGACTGGTTCTGGTTCTTCGGTAGCTTCAAAGGATATATGGATTCCTCTAACAACACCAACTAAG GCCTGTAAGAATGAGTTACAGAAGCACCCTTCATTTTCCCCATTATCAGAAAAGAAAAG AAACATAATGAAATCACCTACTATATCTTCCCAACTCAGCTTGAAAACAGACGAAAGGACTGCACGTAGAAACAAG GAGAGATCACACAAAAAGAATAGAAAACTAAGACTATGCTTCTGTTTCAAACCGAGGCCAATACCCGAGTTTAACAAGGAAAGAGAAGATTCTAACAGAGGGAAAAAAGAG GATTCACTGACACTGACACCAGGAAGTAGAGTCACTTCTCGAGTTCAAAGCAAAGGCTCTTTATCTTCTGAGAGTGTCATTACTTATGAAAATATGTCTCCAAATATTCAGAATGGAGTCAAGAATGAAAGAAATAACTAA